Proteins encoded in a region of the Stieleria neptunia genome:
- a CDS encoding DUF4347 domain-containing protein gives MNPTQRTSVPPRRRYSEPVEERVLIDADVSDFIAMDGAHDPRESNGSATGHGPKQKPRTVSWYGRMDSGSSEVPGLHPRQYAFVDVTVQQHESRVQDLVGNGQPLEIIYLDPKGNGIKQMAETLSGQADLDVVYLISDGWDGLLQLGDLAIDRADLALDHASSLRAIGAALAADGDFLLYGCGLVGSTAGLNLIDALSRLTGVEVAALDASIGNVALDENWELELLRSESVGQHCICVSASDSNGLAMLAQAAITSSPESTAQGPIGSSSPGEINAAAFDINVFLESDSCSPWCAGFSPHFDVFHPRGIRVDGFAIYGGSLSPAVEKVLTAASEIASVGGNPSDPQLVDPSSPQPPRSTWHGSPMDTGAFGVDWVVFSG, from the coding sequence ATGAATCCCACCCAACGCACTTCTGTTCCCCCTCGCCGTCGCTATTCGGAACCGGTCGAAGAACGCGTCTTGATTGATGCCGACGTATCGGACTTCATCGCCATGGATGGAGCCCATGATCCCCGCGAATCCAACGGGTCTGCGACGGGGCACGGGCCGAAACAAAAACCTCGCACGGTGTCATGGTATGGCCGCATGGACAGCGGCTCGAGTGAAGTGCCGGGGCTGCATCCGCGTCAGTACGCGTTTGTCGACGTAACGGTCCAGCAGCACGAATCGCGGGTCCAGGACCTGGTCGGAAACGGCCAACCCCTGGAGATCATCTACTTGGACCCGAAAGGCAACGGGATCAAGCAGATGGCCGAAACGCTTTCGGGCCAAGCCGACCTGGATGTCGTCTATCTCATCTCCGATGGCTGGGACGGCCTGTTGCAACTGGGGGATCTGGCGATTGATCGCGCCGATCTGGCACTCGACCACGCATCGTCGCTGCGTGCCATCGGCGCCGCGCTGGCCGCCGATGGTGACTTTCTGCTTTACGGATGCGGTCTGGTCGGTTCCACCGCGGGGCTGAATCTGATCGATGCCCTGTCTCGACTGACCGGGGTGGAAGTCGCGGCGTTGGATGCGTCGATCGGAAATGTCGCGCTGGATGAAAACTGGGAACTGGAATTACTCCGCAGCGAATCGGTCGGGCAGCATTGCATCTGTGTATCAGCATCCGACTCCAACGGGCTGGCCATGCTTGCCCAGGCTGCAATCACGTCCTCCCCAGAGTCGACCGCGCAGGGGCCGATCGGGTCGTCGAGCCCAGGGGAAATCAATGCCGCTGCGTTCGACATCAACGTCTTCCTGGAAAGCGACTCCTGCTCTCCGTGGTGCGCAGGGTTTTCTCCCCATTTCGATGTCTTTCACCCGCGTGGTATCCGGGTCGACGGATTTGCGATTTACGGCGGAAGCCTGTCGCCGGCGGTCGAAAAAGTGTTGACCGCTGCCAGTGAAATCGCCTCCGTCGGCGGCAATCCGAGTGACCCGCAGCTTGTCGATCCATCATCGCCCCAACCGCCGCGATCAACCTGGCACGGCAGCCCGATGGACACGGGGGCATTCGGCGTCGATTGGGTCGTGTTCAGCGGCTGA
- a CDS encoding MBOAT family O-acyltransferase: MLFNSHLFLVFFAITYVLYLVTRRSLPIQNTLLLIASYVFYGAWDWRFLSLIWASTAVDYFAAIGIESSRCERRRRLWLFVSVAFNLGLLGFFKYYDFGISSFAMLLSQFGFTPHLPTLRLILPVGISFYTFQTMSYSIDVYRGKCHAERDPLVVALYVAFFPQLVAGPIERASRLMPQLKQARVISRRDVSMGMHQILLGYFKKVVLADSIAPMVDQVFASPHSYSGMIALLATLGFAVQIYGDFAGYSLIARGLARLMGIELMVNFRFPYFAESPRDFWRRWHISLSSWLQEYLYIGLGGSRRGRARTCVNLMVTMVLGGLWHGAAWNFVLWGVYHGVLLVIWHTFEGLGIGWKRKRALGYFFSISTTMGFTLFGWILFRCSSTAQIADFTWQIMTDLRWTPEAWHFAVPVLSSFVLLQAFHYWQMVAQDEFVLLRLPLPQRCAAFAFLFVSIVTVGFHSTPFIYFQF; encoded by the coding sequence ATGCTCTTCAACAGTCATCTCTTTCTGGTTTTCTTCGCGATCACCTACGTCCTGTACTTGGTGACGCGTCGATCGTTGCCCATCCAAAACACGCTCCTTTTGATCGCCAGCTATGTGTTCTACGGTGCCTGGGATTGGAGGTTCCTGTCGCTGATCTGGGCGTCGACGGCGGTCGATTATTTTGCCGCGATCGGGATCGAATCGAGCCGCTGCGAGCGACGTCGGCGCCTCTGGCTGTTCGTCAGCGTCGCGTTCAATCTGGGGCTTCTGGGATTCTTTAAATACTACGATTTCGGCATCAGCTCGTTTGCAATGCTGCTTTCGCAATTCGGATTCACGCCTCATCTGCCCACGCTACGACTGATTCTTCCGGTGGGGATCAGTTTCTACACCTTCCAGACGATGAGCTACTCGATTGACGTGTATCGCGGGAAATGCCACGCCGAACGCGACCCACTGGTGGTGGCCCTGTATGTTGCGTTCTTCCCGCAACTGGTGGCCGGTCCGATTGAGCGAGCCAGTCGCTTGATGCCTCAGTTGAAGCAGGCCCGCGTCATTTCGCGCCGCGACGTTTCGATGGGCATGCATCAGATCCTGTTGGGATACTTTAAAAAAGTAGTCCTCGCGGACTCGATCGCGCCGATGGTCGATCAAGTCTTCGCGTCACCCCATTCGTACTCCGGGATGATTGCGTTGCTCGCAACGTTGGGGTTTGCGGTTCAGATCTACGGTGACTTCGCCGGCTATTCGCTGATCGCGCGTGGCCTCGCTCGGCTGATGGGAATCGAGCTGATGGTCAATTTCCGCTTTCCCTATTTCGCGGAGAGTCCGCGAGACTTCTGGCGTCGATGGCACATCTCGCTTTCGTCCTGGCTGCAGGAGTATCTTTACATTGGACTTGGCGGAAGCAGACGTGGGCGAGCGCGAACGTGCGTCAACTTGATGGTTACCATGGTCCTCGGGGGGCTCTGGCACGGGGCAGCTTGGAATTTCGTCTTGTGGGGCGTCTACCACGGTGTGTTGCTTGTCATTTGGCATACTTTCGAGGGGCTCGGCATCGGGTGGAAACGCAAGCGTGCGCTGGGGTATTTCTTCTCGATCAGCACAACGATGGGATTCACGCTGTTCGGATGGATCCTCTTTCGTTGTTCGTCCACCGCACAGATTGCTGACTTCACGTGGCAGATCATGACCGACCTGCGATGGACGCCCGAAGCCTGGCATTTCGCCGTGCCGGTGCTCTCGTCATTCGTGCTGCTGCAGGCCTTCCACTATTGGCAAATGGTCGCTCAAGACGAGTTCGTCCTGCTGCGATTACCCTTGCCGCAGCGGTGTGCGGCGTTCGCCTTTCTGTTTGTGTCGATTGTCACCGTCGGTTTTCATTCCACGCCATTCATCTACTTTCAATTCTGA
- the pelA gene encoding pectate lyase — translation MTLVVASCVASRLVAGTPAENLLKKPDDWFHSNDGRSVLENVLSWQTEYGDWPKNMDTTGKKRASDKVPAGTFDNGATTGEIRVLARGYRIVGDDGYRTAVLKCLDHILNAQYPNGGWPQFYPLSTKYHRHITFNDGTMIKLMELLADVVSDQDFGFVDPARRQAAAKAIERGIECIVKCQIVVDGTPTVWCAQHHAETLAPVLARSYEHPSLSGAESAGILRYLMSLDTPSPEVIRAVRCGVEWFDSAKIEGYRYRKSKSGPALSRDPNADPLWARFYEIETNRPIFSDRDGVVRYDIQQIGSERRGGYTWYGNWGASVFKDYANWPHR, via the coding sequence ATGACACTTGTTGTCGCATCGTGCGTGGCCTCGCGTCTCGTCGCTGGCACGCCGGCCGAGAATCTGCTGAAGAAGCCTGATGACTGGTTCCACAGCAACGACGGTCGCTCCGTGCTCGAGAACGTCCTCTCGTGGCAGACCGAGTACGGAGACTGGCCGAAGAATATGGATACAACTGGAAAGAAGCGTGCGAGCGATAAAGTTCCAGCGGGGACATTCGACAACGGTGCAACGACCGGCGAGATTCGCGTTCTGGCGCGAGGATATCGAATCGTAGGTGATGACGGCTATCGGACTGCAGTTCTGAAATGTCTTGACCACATTCTCAACGCGCAATACCCCAACGGTGGATGGCCGCAGTTCTATCCGTTGAGCACAAAGTACCATCGACACATCACGTTCAACGACGGCACGATGATCAAGTTGATGGAGCTGCTCGCCGACGTCGTTTCCGATCAAGACTTTGGTTTCGTGGATCCAGCACGTCGCCAGGCAGCGGCAAAGGCGATCGAACGTGGCATCGAATGCATCGTCAAATGCCAGATTGTTGTCGACGGCACGCCCACGGTCTGGTGCGCCCAGCATCACGCCGAAACGCTGGCCCCCGTTCTGGCCCGGTCTTACGAGCATCCGTCACTCAGTGGCGCCGAAAGTGCCGGCATTCTGCGTTATCTAATGAGTCTTGATACGCCATCTCCCGAAGTGATTCGTGCCGTCCGATGCGGCGTGGAGTGGTTTGATTCGGCAAAGATTGAAGGTTACCGATACCGTAAGAGCAAATCTGGGCCAGCGCTCAGTCGTGACCCGAACGCCGATCCACTTTGGGCCAGGTTTTACGAGATCGAAACGAACCGTCCCATCTTCAGTGACCGCGATGGCGTCGTCCGCTACGACATTCAGCAGATCGGCAGCGAACGCCGCGGCGGCTACACGTGGTACGGCAACTGGGGCGCGAGTGTGTTCAAAGACTACGCCAACTGGCCGCACCGATGA
- a CDS encoding FAD-dependent oxidoreductase, whose translation MRFRQSLQVVGSPVDVCVCGATPSGILAAIAVKRENRSVVVVEPVGVRSAWCAA comes from the coding sequence ATGCGTTTCAGACAGTCGTTGCAGGTCGTCGGCTCGCCAGTCGATGTTTGCGTCTGTGGAGCGACTCCTTCGGGAATCCTGGCTGCCATCGCCGTGAAACGTGAGAATCGTTCCGTCGTCGTTGTTGAGCCGGTCGGGGTGCGATCCGCGTGGTGCGCGGCTTGA
- a CDS encoding DUF1501 domain-containing protein, with protein sequence MSRNPKLFPCGRIANLLSRREWLCRAGAGAGMVGLANLLAEQNLLAAPKTDRSSMPVTSLVPRQGHFPAKAKSVIWLFMEGAPSGVDMFDPKPDLDKRDGDTADIQAFFGNPGPLMKSPFSFKQYGECGQWVCDKYTHVAKHVDKMAFLKSCYSESNDHVPAIYQINSGLPRPGFPTAGAWVTYGLGSENQSLPGYVVMGNTKGAKGGPHNWGAGFLPSTFQGTLFRSQGTPVLNLNRQPKVTQQDQRAQLDLMAKLNDEHMRRHADDAEFANRMQSFELAFRMQKEATEVVDLSRETQATHELYGINNPRSKSFGSKCLMARRLVESGVRFVQVYSDGEWDAHDNLAENHTHHCLATDVPVAGLLTDLEQRGMLDETLVIWGGEFGRMPISQNGKGRDHNPNGFLQWMAGAGIKGGVSYGETDEIGYKAAQDPVSVNDFHATILHLLGLDHERLTYFHNGRSYRLTDVAGNVIQEILS encoded by the coding sequence ATGTCAAGAAATCCGAAGCTGTTTCCTTGTGGCCGGATCGCAAACCTGCTGAGTCGCCGAGAGTGGCTGTGCCGAGCCGGGGCTGGGGCAGGAATGGTCGGCCTGGCCAATCTGCTGGCTGAGCAGAATCTTCTGGCCGCACCGAAAACGGACAGGTCTTCCATGCCAGTGACCTCACTGGTTCCGCGTCAAGGCCACTTTCCCGCAAAAGCAAAGTCGGTCATCTGGCTGTTCATGGAAGGTGCCCCGAGCGGTGTGGACATGTTCGATCCGAAGCCGGATCTCGACAAGCGAGACGGAGACACCGCCGACATCCAGGCCTTCTTCGGCAACCCGGGGCCGTTGATGAAGTCGCCGTTCTCCTTCAAGCAGTATGGCGAATGTGGGCAGTGGGTCTGCGACAAGTACACCCATGTCGCCAAACATGTCGACAAAATGGCATTCCTCAAGTCGTGCTATAGCGAATCGAACGACCACGTGCCGGCGATCTACCAGATCAACAGTGGGTTGCCTCGCCCAGGCTTCCCGACCGCCGGCGCTTGGGTGACTTATGGCCTCGGCAGCGAAAACCAGAGTCTGCCGGGCTACGTTGTGATGGGCAACACAAAGGGAGCCAAGGGCGGTCCACACAACTGGGGTGCCGGGTTCCTGCCTTCGACCTTCCAGGGGACGCTTTTCCGCTCCCAGGGCACTCCCGTTCTGAATCTCAACCGGCAACCGAAAGTAACGCAGCAGGACCAGCGAGCGCAGCTCGACCTGATGGCCAAGCTGAACGACGAACACATGCGTCGGCACGCGGACGACGCCGAGTTCGCGAACCGCATGCAGTCCTTCGAGTTAGCGTTTCGGATGCAGAAAGAGGCCACCGAAGTCGTCGATCTTTCGCGAGAGACGCAGGCGACGCATGAGCTGTACGGGATTAACAATCCGCGATCGAAGTCGTTTGGATCGAAGTGCCTGATGGCAAGGAGGCTTGTCGAAAGCGGTGTAAGGTTTGTTCAGGTCTACAGCGACGGCGAGTGGGACGCTCACGACAATCTCGCCGAAAATCATACACACCATTGCTTGGCAACAGACGTCCCGGTGGCCGGACTTCTGACCGATCTGGAGCAGCGCGGAATGCTCGACGAAACACTTGTTATCTGGGGCGGGGAGTTTGGCCGCATGCCGATCTCGCAGAATGGAAAGGGACGCGATCACAATCCGAACGGATTCCTGCAGTGGATGGCCGGTGCAGGAATCAAAGGAGGTGTCAGTTATGGTGAGACGGACGAGATCGGCTACAAGGCTGCCCAGGACCCAGTCAGCGTGAACGATTTTCACGCCACCATTCTTCACCTTCTGGGCCTCGACCACGAACGACTGACCTACTTCCATAACGGCCGCAGCTACCGTCTAACCGATGTCGCAGGCAATGTGATACAGGAGATCCTTTCGTAA
- a CDS encoding PSD1 and planctomycete cytochrome C domain-containing protein gives MAIFLALLSSAHAQRTEESAQRTEERKSASGTQPETVRSSPVDFLHEIQPILRDHCYECHAGTTEEGGLNLGIKANAFRGGDSGAAIRAGNSEKSLLIELVSGDDENRLMPPEGNKPLNEKQINLIRAWIDQGAIWPDGADVVDPKLDRARNHWAYQRLAQTEAPSRQADDNWSKGKIDRFVRQQLNRAGLRPAQSADARTLVRRLYFDLIGLPPTPQQTKQFISAHEVDPDSAVRNLVDQLLASPRYGERWGRHWLDVARYADSDGQESDMDRPHAYRYRDFVIQALNENMPYDQFVRWQIAGDEFEPENDAAISATGFLTAGTSFKLPDSFLESERLMNRYNELDDVISTLGSGLLGITVACARCHDHKYDAFSAQEYYQLLGVFHSGDRVTKKLPSGKEALVFQDFDAKRRTTWLFRRSDFYDREIEVEIGFPRMLSSGAEAADYWRKAREAYSEIGEANSTLQRRALADWMTDTGQGGGSLLARVIVNRVWHHHFGEGLVRTTGDFGVRGDAPSHPQLLEFLANEFVERGWRLKSLHRAILTSAVWQQASTRDAVDRRGSEIDPDNKLLWRMTPQRLEAEVIRDAMLAVSDTLNLEAGGPGFKPYIAPEANLARNIKGEGYPKDAKDDAATRRRSIYMFHKRLIPYPMFQAFDRPDLMTTCVRRQNTTVAPQAMVILNDRFVRTMAREFADSLVQRTGKPGRPESELQSFVETAFEISFARLPTHTETDTSIQFIEAQTAARTERGEQEPRFEALTDYCQTLFGLNEFIYVD, from the coding sequence ATGGCAATCTTCCTTGCGTTACTGAGCAGCGCCCACGCGCAGCGCACAGAGGAGAGCGCGCAGCGCACAGAGGAGAGAAAGAGTGCTTCCGGCACGCAGCCGGAAACGGTGCGGTCCAGCCCCGTTGACTTTCTGCACGAGATTCAACCGATCCTGCGAGACCACTGTTACGAGTGCCATGCGGGGACCACGGAAGAGGGCGGCCTGAATTTGGGCATCAAAGCCAATGCGTTCCGCGGAGGAGACAGTGGGGCGGCGATCCGTGCAGGAAACAGCGAAAAGAGCTTGCTGATTGAGTTGGTATCCGGTGACGACGAAAATCGCTTGATGCCGCCGGAGGGAAACAAGCCGCTAAACGAGAAGCAGATCAACCTGATCCGTGCGTGGATCGATCAGGGCGCAATTTGGCCCGATGGCGCGGACGTTGTGGATCCAAAATTGGATCGAGCCAGGAATCACTGGGCCTATCAACGGCTTGCACAGACGGAAGCACCTTCACGGCAAGCCGACGACAATTGGTCGAAAGGAAAAATCGACCGATTCGTCCGCCAGCAACTCAACCGCGCCGGGCTTCGACCGGCGCAATCAGCCGACGCGCGCACGCTGGTGCGGCGACTGTACTTTGATCTGATCGGATTACCGCCGACTCCGCAGCAAACGAAGCAATTCATTTCTGCGCACGAAGTTGATCCTGACTCGGCGGTGCGGAATCTTGTGGACCAGCTGCTGGCTTCGCCCCGTTATGGCGAGCGGTGGGGACGGCATTGGCTGGACGTCGCTCGCTATGCCGACAGCGACGGGCAGGAATCTGATATGGATCGTCCGCACGCATACAGGTATCGCGATTTCGTGATCCAGGCGCTCAACGAAAACATGCCGTACGACCAATTTGTACGGTGGCAAATTGCCGGTGACGAATTCGAGCCGGAGAACGACGCGGCGATTTCGGCGACGGGCTTTCTGACCGCCGGAACCTCTTTCAAGTTGCCCGATTCGTTCCTCGAAAGCGAACGGCTGATGAACCGTTACAACGAGTTGGACGACGTGATCTCAACGTTGGGATCCGGGCTCTTGGGAATTACCGTCGCCTGTGCTCGCTGCCACGATCACAAATACGACGCGTTTTCCGCGCAAGAGTACTACCAGTTGCTGGGAGTCTTTCACAGCGGTGACCGCGTGACGAAAAAACTGCCCAGCGGGAAAGAGGCTCTCGTTTTTCAGGATTTCGACGCGAAGCGGCGCACCACCTGGCTGTTCCGCCGCAGCGACTTTTACGATCGAGAAATCGAAGTCGAAATCGGCTTCCCCAGAATGCTGTCATCCGGTGCGGAGGCTGCCGACTATTGGCGAAAGGCCCGCGAAGCCTACAGCGAGATCGGAGAAGCGAACAGCACGTTGCAGCGTCGCGCCCTCGCCGACTGGATGACCGACACCGGGCAAGGTGGCGGAAGCCTGCTGGCCCGAGTGATTGTCAATCGCGTTTGGCACCACCACTTCGGCGAGGGTCTGGTGCGCACGACGGGTGATTTTGGTGTTCGCGGCGATGCGCCTTCCCATCCGCAGCTACTCGAATTCCTGGCCAACGAATTCGTTGAGCGCGGCTGGAGATTAAAATCGCTGCACCGCGCGATACTCACGAGCGCCGTCTGGCAGCAGGCCAGTACACGAGACGCCGTGGACCGGCGCGGTTCGGAGATCGATCCTGACAACAAGTTGCTTTGGCGCATGACTCCGCAACGTCTCGAGGCTGAAGTCATACGCGATGCAATGCTGGCAGTGAGCGATACGCTCAACCTTGAGGCAGGTGGCCCCGGTTTCAAGCCATACATCGCCCCCGAGGCTAACCTTGCCCGAAACATCAAGGGCGAAGGCTATCCCAAAGACGCGAAGGACGACGCGGCCACTCGGCGACGCAGCATCTACATGTTTCACAAGCGTCTGATTCCCTATCCCATGTTTCAGGCGTTTGACCGCCCGGACTTAATGACCACCTGTGTTCGCCGGCAAAACACAACCGTGGCGCCACAGGCCATGGTGATTCTGAACGATCGTTTTGTACGCACCATGGCTCGGGAGTTTGCCGATTCGCTGGTCCAACGCACTGGCAAGCCTGGTAGGCCGGAATCTGAGCTGCAGTCATTCGTCGAGACAGCTTTCGAAATCTCGTTCGCGCGGCTGCCGACACACACAGAAACAGATACCTCGATCCAGTTTATCGAAGCGCAAACAGCGGCACGAACGGAGCGAGGCGAACAGGAGCCGCGCTTCGAAGCGCTGACCGACTATTGTCAGACGCTATTCGGTCTCAATGAATTCATTTACGTCGATTGA
- a CDS encoding CotH kinase family protein, which translates to MIRFREPIKRIVILGWLHTMQFDQTMLRERITSHVFASLDVAVTRTAHAELSLKVGKQKPEFVGLYTILEAVDATFLSRNGIPQSSLLSQTNGLNTIRYTGDRWDAYTRVFRSNKPANDEQQTRIIEFAKLIDEATDEAFDAKIGDFISTDELLRYLAANSLTSNVTGMSTIGTNDF; encoded by the coding sequence GTGATTCGTTTTCGAGAGCCCATCAAACGTATCGTCATCCTCGGTTGGTTGCATACGATGCAATTCGATCAGACGATGCTGCGGGAACGAATCACTTCGCACGTGTTTGCGTCGCTCGATGTGGCCGTCACTCGAACCGCACACGCTGAATTGAGTCTGAAGGTCGGAAAGCAGAAACCGGAATTCGTCGGGCTCTACACGATTCTCGAAGCCGTCGACGCAACCTTTCTCAGTCGGAACGGGATACCGCAATCGTCGCTGCTGAGTCAAACGAACGGGCTCAACACGATTCGATACACCGGCGATCGCTGGGACGCGTACACACGAGTCTTCCGCAGCAACAAGCCTGCCAACGACGAACAACAGACGCGGATCATTGAGTTTGCAAAGTTGATCGACGAGGCGACCGACGAAGCGTTTGACGCAAAGATCGGCGACTTCATCAGCACTGATGAGCTGCTGCGTTATCTCGCGGCGAATTCGCTGACGAGCAACGTCACGGGAATGTCGACCATCGGAACGAACGATTTCTGA
- a CDS encoding HigA family addiction module antitoxin, translating to MASITPAPYRPDRVSPPGETIRDMLDDVEMSQVELARRMGRPANKVNQIIQGKKAITADTALELENVLGLPASFWLRREQYYQLARSAQAQLEKQKQVCEIAKEFPCAEMARLGWIEKKTTWLEKYQELLRFFGTAKLDALNHAVELAPSFRKSDGKEACQKALAAWLRKGVIEARKIEKGSFSNQRTIRELGVFRELTRRGVENMERDLQDVASGLGIGVVFVPHLARTYVGGAAYWCGDSPVIQLSYRWKRHDILWFNFFHELAHILLHPRTETFLDDFSADQAKHEVEANQFAADCLIPAEEWSAFVDTGQFSVSSVEEFAKKVGIAGSLVVGRLQKEQHVSYKKLRQFHVSISG from the coding sequence ATGGCTAGTATCACGCCCGCCCCCTATCGCCCTGACCGCGTCAGTCCCCCCGGCGAAACCATCCGCGATATGCTCGACGACGTCGAAATGTCACAGGTTGAACTCGCTCGACGCATGGGACGACCGGCCAACAAAGTCAATCAAATCATTCAGGGTAAAAAGGCAATCACGGCCGACACCGCACTGGAACTGGAAAACGTCTTGGGGTTGCCGGCGTCATTTTGGCTCAGGCGAGAGCAATACTATCAACTCGCGCGGAGCGCGCAGGCGCAACTTGAAAAACAGAAGCAAGTTTGCGAGATCGCGAAGGAGTTTCCGTGTGCCGAAATGGCGAGGCTTGGCTGGATTGAGAAAAAGACAACCTGGTTGGAAAAGTACCAGGAACTGTTGCGTTTCTTCGGCACGGCCAAGCTCGATGCATTAAACCATGCCGTCGAACTCGCCCCCTCGTTCCGAAAGTCGGACGGAAAGGAAGCGTGTCAGAAAGCGCTTGCGGCATGGCTGAGGAAAGGGGTGATCGAGGCACGGAAGATCGAGAAGGGCTCTTTTTCCAATCAGCGAACGATCCGGGAACTTGGAGTGTTCAGGGAGTTGACTCGCCGCGGCGTGGAGAACATGGAACGCGATCTGCAGGATGTCGCTTCGGGGTTGGGGATCGGCGTCGTCTTTGTTCCCCACCTCGCTCGAACCTATGTCGGCGGGGCGGCTTACTGGTGTGGCGACTCACCGGTCATTCAACTGAGCTATCGGTGGAAGAGGCACGATATTCTGTGGTTCAATTTCTTTCACGAATTGGCCCACATTCTGCTGCATCCGCGCACCGAGACATTCCTCGACGACTTCTCGGCCGACCAAGCGAAGCACGAAGTCGAAGCGAATCAGTTCGCCGCTGACTGTTTGATTCCCGCAGAGGAGTGGAGTGCCTTCGTGGACACAGGTCAGTTCTCCGTGTCATCGGTTGAGGAGTTTGCCAAGAAGGTTGGGATTGCCGGATCGCTCGTCGTAGGTCGTCTGCAGAAAGAACAGCACGTGTCCTACAAGAAGTTGCGTCAGTTCCACGTCAGCATTTCTGGCTAG